The segment TTGATGTATTTTTGGCACTTCATTTTCCCGACCGCTTGGTCAAAAATAAGACGCCGTTAAAGGCACGGTTTAGTAGGTTTATTCTCGAAAGACCGTGAGGCAAATGAAGGGGTTAATGATGAAACGAGTAGGTTTCATTTTTGAAAAGATTATAGATAAGGATAATATTCTTTGGGCAATAGATAATTCTGCACGTGGTAAAAGAAAGAGGAAGAATGTACAAAGGGTTTTGGAAAATGCGGAAAAATGTGCTGAAGAAATTCAAGAGATGTTGAGTAAAAAGACTTATCAGCCTGCGGAATATTTTGAGGAAGTAATTTGGGATGTAAGTAATAAAAAAGAGCGGGTGATTTATAAGCCTAAGTATTATCCAGATCAAGTAATTCATTGGTGTTTGATTCAGCAAATTGAATTTATTCTCAGACGAGGTATGTATTATTACTCATGTGCAAGTATACCGGGGAAAGGGATTCATTTTGCTTTAAAAGCGGTAAAGAAATGGTTAAAGAAGGATCGAAAACATACCAAGTATTGTTTGCAAATGGATATTAGGAAATTTTATCCGTCAATTGATCGGGAAATATTAAAAGAGTTGTTTCGGAAAAAGATTAAGGATCGGGAGGCTTTATGGTTAATTGATACTATTATTGACAGTCATGAACCGGGTTTACCGATTGGCAATTATACTAGTCAATGGTTTAGTAACTTTTATCTGGAGGGTTTTGACCATTATGTAAAAAGCTTGGGTGTAAAATATTATGTACGTTATATGGATGATTTCTGTTTGTTTGGTAATAACAAAAAGAAATTACATAGAGTAAGGGAAAAAATAATGAATTATTTAAGTGAGGTTCTCCATTTAAAGGTTAAGGATAATTGGCAATTATATCGGGTAGATGTACGGGGAGTAGATTTTGTTGGTTATCGTACTTTTCGTGA is part of the Clostridia bacterium genome and harbors:
- a CDS encoding RNA-directed DNA polymerase — encoded protein: MKRVGFIFEKIIDKDNILWAIDNSARGKRKRKNVQRVLENAEKCAEEIQEMLSKKTYQPAEYFEEVIWDVSNKKERVIYKPKYYPDQVIHWCLIQQIEFILRRGMYYYSCASIPGKGIHFALKAVKKWLKKDRKHTKYCLQMDIRKFYPSIDREILKELFRKKIKDREALWLIDTIIDSHEPGLPIGNYTSQWFSNFYLEGFDHYVKSLGVKYYVRYMDDFCLFGNNKKKLHRVREKIMNYLSEVLHLKVKDNWQLYRVDVRGVDFVGYRTFRDYCLLRNTTALRIGRRMRKIKRKVVMSYHDAAAIMSYLGWLKHGNTYNFRQKHILSWLELGKVKEVIRRGC